A genomic segment from Peribacillus sp. ACCC06369 encodes:
- a CDS encoding MBL fold metallo-hydrolase, giving the protein MKWTQIPLGPLQTNCYVVSDGQDCVIFDPGEEPQKIIQYIQTKKLKPLAILLTHAHFDHIGALDAIRDYYEIPAYIHDKEAKWLLDPALNGSQKWFPENPMRMKPADHILANEQELTIGGFTFEVFETPGHSPGSVSYYVKEERLLFSGDVLFQGSVGRTDLIGGSEAVLLKSIETKLLTLSDDAIVFPGHGPVTTILDEKNTNPFLR; this is encoded by the coding sequence ATGAAATGGACACAAATACCTCTAGGCCCGCTGCAAACGAATTGTTATGTAGTTTCCGATGGACAGGATTGCGTCATTTTCGATCCGGGTGAAGAGCCTCAAAAAATCATACAGTACATACAGACAAAAAAATTGAAGCCATTGGCTATTTTATTGACACATGCACATTTTGACCATATCGGTGCTCTTGATGCTATTCGCGATTATTATGAGATACCTGCATATATTCACGATAAAGAGGCCAAGTGGCTACTTGATCCCGCATTGAATGGTTCCCAAAAGTGGTTCCCTGAAAATCCAATGCGCATGAAGCCAGCCGATCACATCCTCGCAAATGAGCAAGAACTTACTATAGGAGGATTCACTTTCGAAGTATTCGAAACCCCCGGACACTCACCAGGGAGCGTGTCGTATTATGTGAAGGAGGAACGTCTTCTATTTTCAGGGGATGTCTTGTTCCAGGGAAGCGTTGGCAGAACCGATTTAATAGGCGGAAGCGAAGCAGTGCTGTTAAAAAGCATTGAAACGAAGCTGCTGACACTTTCTGATGATGCTATCGTTTTTCCAGGTCATGGGCCAGTCACGACCATTTTAGATGAAAAGAATACCAATCCCTTTTTAAGATAA
- a CDS encoding DUF2759 domain-containing protein, producing MILMVVFGLVAILGVAAVFTSLKKRNFLGFLFAAGSAVVFGWFTVMTVINSGFPVAH from the coding sequence ATGATATTAATGGTTGTTTTCGGACTTGTGGCCATCTTAGGAGTTGCAGCTGTGTTTACCTCATTAAAAAAGAGAAACTTCTTAGGATTCCTTTTTGCAGCCGGCAGTGCAGTCGTGTTTGGCTGGTTCACTGTCATGACTGTCATCAACAGTGGTTTTCCTGTTGCCCATTAA
- a CDS encoding DNA-binding protein has protein sequence MTDYYIMEKFDPEQFVMNEVLTSAECIELLDITRARLSSLIRKKKIVPIKKGGVQLYLKQDMLKKKAELEALRLKYRPYEY, from the coding sequence GTGACTGATTATTATATTATGGAGAAATTCGACCCGGAGCAGTTCGTGATGAATGAAGTTTTGACTTCTGCGGAATGTATCGAGCTGCTCGACATTACTCGTGCTAGGTTGAGTTCGTTGATTAGAAAGAAAAAAATCGTCCCAATCAAAAAAGGTGGCGTTCAGCTGTACTTGAAGCAAGATATGCTGAAGAAAAAGGCGGAACTTGAAGCGCTCCGATTGAAGTACAGACCGTATGAATATTGA
- a CDS encoding HNH endonuclease, giving the protein MGGRRVTICDYCNTMVEGSVMNCKCAWRTQRRPKKDIEQNKELTTTKWKKFRKQIIERDGAHCQRCLAKYNLIRGFTLQVHHIKPRIRYPELTYEATNCVTLCQQCNTEYGTKEQLDFDFTPKEIGDIYVL; this is encoded by the coding sequence ATGGGCGGTAGAAGAGTAACAATATGCGATTATTGCAACACAATGGTAGAAGGTTCAGTGATGAACTGTAAATGTGCGTGGAGGACACAGCGCAGACCAAAGAAAGATATTGAGCAAAATAAAGAATTAACAACAACTAAATGGAAAAAGTTTAGGAAGCAAATAATTGAACGTGATGGTGCTCATTGTCAGCGTTGTTTGGCAAAATACAATCTTATTAGAGGATTCACATTACAAGTACATCATATCAAACCACGTATCAGATACCCTGAGTTGACCTATGAAGCAACCAACTGTGTGACATTATGTCAGCAATGCAATACAGAATATGGAACTAAAGAGCAGTTGGACTTTGATTTCACACCTAAAGAAATAGGTGACATATACGTTTTGTAA
- a CDS encoding Spx/MgsR family RNA polymerase-binding regulatory protein, translated as MQQLTFFSYPSCTSCRKTKKWLKANHVSFDERHLFRETPTVAELKRILELTTEGLDEVLATRSEAYKGLHVNIDEMMLSDVIQLLTNEPKLLRRPILINGEKLVIGHNEDALRNLVSQRINLKMSM; from the coding sequence ATGCAACAGTTAACATTCTTTTCGTACCCAAGTTGTACATCTTGCCGAAAAACAAAAAAATGGTTAAAGGCCAATCATGTTTCCTTCGATGAGCGCCATTTATTCAGGGAAACTCCAACAGTAGCAGAGTTAAAAAGAATTCTTGAATTGACAACGGAAGGACTTGATGAAGTCTTGGCAACCAGAAGTGAAGCTTACAAAGGCTTACATGTTAATATTGACGAAATGATGCTTTCTGATGTAATCCAATTATTAACAAATGAACCGAAGTTATTAAGAAGGCCCATCCTTATCAACGGGGAAAAACTGGTGATTGGTCATAATGAGGACGCATTAAGAAATTTGGTATCACAAAGGATTAATTTGAAAATGAGCATGTAA
- a CDS encoding HNH endonuclease: MNIKMDLSEILLYLELIKKENSRPDLDELKMMLYYLENYEQVKEFYNKLQVNKFNPPYKFLTFSLVHFIEDYQDCEELKNKIFQNTRRKYSELFQQQIRLSTSKEQAKKIIEEAKEYDISLKETWANNYDSMWKIKKNQEEWKDGREKQFGNNGGFIRMHEKFSELKLNYFNNIPLKQLKETLSNRKMVHTSVYIRSVYIKEFARRVSNGICQLCEKEAPFLDKQGNPFLEVHHIHYLSKGGRDSIDNVVAICPNCHRKIHHLELKEDIKKIEEKALANMNV, encoded by the coding sequence TTGAATATTAAAATGGATTTATCTGAAATACTTTTGTATTTAGAATTAATTAAAAAAGAAAATAGCAGGCCTGATTTAGACGAACTTAAGATGATGTTATATTATCTAGAAAATTATGAGCAAGTTAAGGAATTTTACAATAAATTACAAGTAAATAAATTCAATCCACCATATAAATTTCTCACCTTTTCTTTGGTTCATTTTATTGAAGATTATCAAGACTGCGAGGAGCTAAAAAATAAAATTTTTCAAAATACTAGGAGAAAGTATAGTGAGCTTTTTCAACAGCAAATAAGATTAAGTACTTCAAAAGAACAAGCAAAAAAAATAATCGAAGAAGCAAAAGAATACGATATAAGCCTTAAAGAAACCTGGGCAAATAATTATGATTCAATGTGGAAGATTAAAAAAAATCAAGAAGAGTGGAAGGATGGACGGGAAAAGCAATTCGGAAATAATGGTGGTTTTATTAGAATGCATGAAAAGTTTTCCGAATTAAAACTTAATTATTTTAATAATATCCCGTTAAAACAATTAAAAGAAACATTGAGTAATCGGAAAATGGTACACACTTCAGTTTATATTAGAAGTGTGTATATTAAGGAGTTTGCCCGAAGAGTATCAAATGGAATTTGCCAACTATGCGAGAAAGAAGCTCCTTTCCTAGACAAGCAAGGTAATCCATTTTTAGAAGTTCATCATATTCATTATTTATCTAAAGGTGGTAGAGACAGCATAGATAATGTGGTCGCTATATGTCCGAATTGTCATAGAAAAATACATCACCTGGAATTAAAAGAAGACATTAAAAAAATTGAAGAAAAAGCTTTGGCAAATATGAATGTTTAA
- a CDS encoding LTA synthase family protein → MKRVFKKQGHSLFWVVLISLWLKTYIAYKTSFEIDIENWIQEFILFINPVSFLLLTLGVYIFLKENKRTAYLLIMSFFITFVLFANLVFFRFFNDFLTIPVLFQTSNMNDLGSSVHELINPSDLLYFADILFLMLMVKYKPKSFHDRSYNPQDRKFFVLMALGVTFFNLALAEAERPELLTRTFDREILVKNIGTYHYHLYDAILQTKSSAQRALADGSELSEIENYVRANQKAVNDDLYGLAKGKNVILVSLESTQSFVINKTVNGEEITPFLNEFIKDSYYFNNFYHQTGQGKTSDSEFIIENSLYPLGRGAVFFTHAQNEYRATPEILTEKGYYTASLHANNKSFWNRDIMYDSLGYQQFYDSDEYKVSEKNSVNWGLNDKSFFRQSIAHLKGMPEPFYAKFITLTNHFPFTLNEEDRTLEPYDSSSKTLNQYFPTVRYTDEALERFIVDLKREGLYEDSIIVLYGDHYGISENHNSAMSQFLGKEITPFESIQLQRVPLIIHVPGQKGKTVSTVSGQIDVRPTLLHLLGIENDDYIEFGKDLFSEEKIEFTVLRDSSFITKDYLYTMDTCYDKKTGAATEKDPCEKYLEKAKQELDYSDKIIYGDLLRFYERR, encoded by the coding sequence TTGAAAAGGGTCTTCAAAAAACAGGGACATTCATTGTTTTGGGTCGTATTAATATCACTTTGGCTTAAAACATACATTGCTTATAAAACAAGTTTTGAGATAGATATTGAAAATTGGATCCAGGAGTTCATACTTTTCATCAATCCGGTCAGTTTCCTTTTACTTACTCTTGGCGTGTATATATTTTTAAAAGAAAATAAACGGACGGCATACTTACTGATCATGAGTTTTTTCATCACCTTCGTCCTCTTTGCCAACCTTGTGTTTTTTCGCTTTTTTAATGACTTTTTAACCATTCCCGTACTTTTTCAAACGAGCAATATGAACGACCTTGGAAGCAGTGTACATGAATTGATCAATCCAAGTGACCTTTTGTATTTTGCCGATATTCTGTTCCTGATGCTTATGGTGAAATACAAACCGAAATCATTCCATGACCGTTCATACAATCCTCAGGACCGTAAATTCTTTGTGTTAATGGCTTTAGGAGTGACCTTCTTTAATTTAGCATTAGCGGAAGCTGAGCGTCCTGAACTCCTGACGCGAACGTTTGACCGTGAAATCCTCGTCAAGAATATTGGTACGTACCATTATCACCTCTATGATGCAATATTACAGACGAAATCATCGGCCCAACGTGCCCTTGCGGATGGCAGTGAATTGTCGGAAATTGAAAATTATGTCCGTGCCAATCAAAAAGCGGTTAATGATGATCTATATGGTCTGGCAAAAGGCAAAAATGTGATTCTTGTTTCATTGGAATCGACTCAAAGCTTTGTCATCAATAAAACTGTGAACGGTGAAGAAATCACTCCTTTTCTGAACGAATTCATCAAAGATAGCTATTATTTCAATAACTTTTATCACCAAACTGGCCAGGGGAAAACATCCGATTCAGAATTCATTATTGAGAATTCCCTCTATCCTTTAGGCAGAGGTGCAGTATTTTTCACTCATGCCCAAAATGAATACAGAGCAACCCCTGAAATCTTAACGGAAAAAGGTTACTATACGGCTTCCTTGCATGCCAATAATAAAAGTTTTTGGAATCGTGACATAATGTACGACTCTCTTGGGTATCAGCAGTTTTATGATAGTGATGAATATAAAGTCTCTGAAAAGAATTCCGTCAATTGGGGTTTGAATGATAAATCGTTCTTCCGGCAATCAATTGCCCACTTGAAGGGGATGCCGGAGCCTTTTTATGCCAAGTTCATAACGTTAACCAATCATTTCCCATTCACTTTGAATGAAGAAGACCGGACATTGGAACCTTACGATTCGAGTTCCAAAACATTGAATCAGTATTTTCCGACCGTACGCTATACTGACGAAGCATTGGAACGATTTATCGTTGATTTGAAACGTGAGGGATTATATGAGGATTCCATTATTGTATTATATGGCGATCATTATGGCATTTCGGAAAATCACAACTCTGCCATGAGCCAGTTCCTTGGGAAGGAAATCACGCCTTTCGAATCCATCCAGCTTCAGCGTGTCCCGCTCATCATACATGTTCCCGGGCAGAAGGGTAAAACGGTTTCCACCGTTTCCGGTCAGATTGATGTAAGGCCGACTCTCCTTCATTTATTGGGGATTGAAAATGATGATTATATCGAATTCGGCAAAGATCTATTTTCTGAAGAGAAAATAGAATTCACCGTACTTCGCGATAGCAGTTTCATCACGAAGGATTATCTCTATACGATGGATACCTGTTATGATAAAAAGACCGGAGCGGCGACGGAAAAGGATCCATGTGAGAAGTACTTGGAAAAGGCGAAGCAGGAGCTTGATTACTCCGACAAAATCATATACGGGGATTTGCTCCGATTTTATGAGCGACGTTGA
- a CDS encoding DUF2626 domain-containing protein, translating into MERMFRVCGFWTGIMAIFFYLGHMHQTSLLFFAQTGFFVLLSYLKLSERMYIYVFGAYLTVFFVGFSYWSVFMMTPGTAH; encoded by the coding sequence ATGGAACGCATGTTCAGAGTATGTGGATTTTGGACAGGAATTATGGCAATATTCTTTTATCTTGGCCATATGCATCAAACGTCATTACTTTTCTTTGCACAAACCGGCTTTTTCGTACTTTTAAGTTATTTGAAATTATCTGAGCGCATGTATATTTATGTTTTCGGCGCCTATCTCACCGTTTTCTTTGTAGGATTTTCCTACTGGAGCGTATTTATGATGACTCCAGGTACTGCGCATTAG
- a CDS encoding recombinase family protein, producing MITNENIKHVAVYLRLSRDEENRGIEEMLASHKHTLTELCKLNKWSFETFEEIASSKTIEKRDKMVELLERIPQNHFDAVVVMDIDRLSRNEFDSSDIKRILFTSGTSIVTPSKFYNLSKDEDNLLLGIQSLVAAQEYKQILKRMQQGKLYASKQGQWMNGIPPLGYDKNPKTKKLEPNDKAQDIKFIFNSIVEGKTVSDVYHQLNKMGVKTRTNGKFFFNSIVRIVNNEAYKGTIISNRTIGRHEAIRPKEEWIVVENAHPAVIDEEVWEKANKIVNTYSFSAPKSKNKIYPTTKLIFCGNCGKLQGCNVAPTGKTYIKICVVCKNRTFQYNPVLKIIKGEIAKYRQDVLASIVGVKESNINNDTDYKRKQLEAQVRKATQALDNIEILFEESEINLQQYRERKAKRNEQIKQLNLELEKLNEETPKDRITDLSEVLKQVDYLLGNWQCLDGEGLTDEEVNRSLHFIIERIEWTYSKTDEVPSLEVIYKMG from the coding sequence ATGATTACTAACGAAAACATCAAGCACGTGGCGGTTTATTTGCGGTTATCTCGTGATGAAGAAAATCGTGGCATTGAAGAAATGCTCGCCAGTCACAAACATACATTAACGGAGCTTTGTAAACTGAATAAATGGTCATTCGAAACTTTTGAAGAAATAGCTTCAAGTAAGACGATTGAAAAAAGAGATAAAATGGTGGAATTGTTGGAACGGATTCCACAAAATCATTTTGATGCAGTTGTGGTAATGGACATTGACCGCTTATCAAGAAATGAATTTGATTCCTCAGATATTAAAAGAATATTATTCACCTCAGGAACTTCAATCGTCACACCCTCAAAATTTTACAATTTATCCAAGGACGAAGATAACTTGCTTTTGGGAATACAGTCGTTGGTAGCTGCTCAAGAATACAAGCAAATTTTAAAACGTATGCAACAGGGGAAGTTGTATGCTAGTAAACAAGGTCAGTGGATGAATGGAATTCCTCCTTTGGGCTATGACAAAAACCCGAAAACGAAAAAGCTTGAGCCGAACGATAAAGCGCAAGATATAAAGTTTATTTTTAATTCAATTGTTGAAGGTAAAACAGTATCTGATGTTTATCATCAATTAAATAAGATGGGTGTAAAAACACGGACAAATGGCAAATTCTTTTTCAACTCCATAGTACGAATTGTAAATAATGAAGCTTATAAAGGAACAATCATTAGTAATCGAACAATAGGCAGGCACGAAGCAATCCGTCCAAAAGAAGAATGGATAGTTGTTGAAAACGCTCATCCTGCTGTTATTGATGAAGAAGTTTGGGAGAAAGCCAATAAGATTGTTAATACATATTCTTTTTCCGCTCCGAAAAGTAAAAATAAGATTTACCCAACCACTAAGCTGATTTTTTGTGGTAATTGCGGAAAACTTCAAGGATGTAATGTGGCACCAACTGGGAAAACGTATATAAAAATTTGTGTTGTTTGTAAAAACAGGACATTTCAATATAATCCCGTGTTGAAAATCATAAAAGGTGAAATAGCGAAATATCGTCAGGACGTGCTAGCTTCGATTGTAGGCGTGAAAGAAAGTAATATAAACAATGATACGGATTACAAAAGAAAACAACTAGAAGCGCAAGTACGGAAAGCTACACAGGCATTGGACAACATCGAGATACTTTTTGAAGAAAGTGAAATTAACCTTCAGCAGTATCGAGAAAGAAAGGCTAAAAGAAATGAACAAATTAAGCAATTAAATCTGGAGCTGGAGAAATTAAATGAAGAAACTCCTAAAGACCGAATAACTGATTTATCAGAAGTGTTGAAACAAGTTGATTATTTGCTTGGGAATTGGCAGTGTCTTGACGGAGAAGGTTTAACAGATGAAGAAGTTAATCGGAGCTTACACTTTATTATTGAACGAATCGAATGGACCTATAGCAAAACTGATGAAGTACCATCGTTAGAAGTAATATACAAAATGGGATAA
- a CDS encoding ATPase, T2SS/T4P/T4SS family, which yields MNELISIEKTAEKILTRAIKLSASDIHIFFRREGPLIQFRIDNKLVPQETLSFFEAERLIAHLKFLAAMDIGEKRRPQSGAITINLANQVVGLRLSTLPTSYLESLVIRLIPQQNILPLEQLSLFPNTVQKLIALLKHSHGMLIFTGPTC from the coding sequence ATGAATGAATTGATATCGATTGAAAAGACCGCAGAAAAAATACTTACCCGTGCCATAAAGTTATCAGCATCGGATATCCACATTTTTTTTCGCAGGGAGGGGCCTCTCATCCAATTCAGGATAGATAATAAACTCGTTCCCCAGGAAACATTATCATTCTTTGAAGCTGAAAGGCTGATAGCCCATTTGAAGTTCCTTGCCGCAATGGACATAGGGGAGAAAAGGAGACCCCAGAGTGGTGCCATCACCATCAATTTGGCTAACCAAGTGGTTGGACTCCGCCTTTCCACCTTACCCACTTCCTATCTCGAAAGTTTGGTCATCCGCTTAATACCCCAACAGAATATCCTTCCTCTAGAACAGTTATCCTTATTTCCAAACACCGTTCAAAAATTGATTGCACTTTTGAAGCATTCCCATGGCATGCTCATATTTACCGGTCCGACGTGTTGA
- a CDS encoding helix-turn-helix domain-containing protein: MEQTLRITNVLADPTRYYIYQHIVKSHGDVSVQQIADSFKIHPNVARLHLSKLEDIDMLTSDARKTGKGGRPSRLYRLSDKVIQLNFPYRNYQLLSRIAIQTIMTLGEPGKQALYETGKVFGEELINQQLSMNSTPIDQIAFAVKVNILKNAANIAGLSPEIQASEEENKIYFSIYNCPFKEVTELEPGTICSMHNSFLKGMFEALFENVHIVELENMMSNCATCSYQASVLT; the protein is encoded by the coding sequence ATGGAACAAACGTTAAGAATAACAAACGTGTTAGCAGATCCCACCAGATATTATATTTATCAACATATAGTGAAAAGCCATGGAGATGTATCGGTTCAGCAAATCGCCGATTCTTTTAAAATCCATCCCAATGTGGCCCGTCTACATTTATCAAAACTGGAAGATATCGATATGTTGACCTCTGATGCCCGTAAAACTGGGAAAGGCGGTCGCCCTAGCAGACTTTATCGATTGTCTGATAAAGTCATTCAGCTTAATTTCCCATATAGGAACTATCAGCTCCTTTCAAGGATTGCAATCCAGACGATTATGACATTAGGGGAACCAGGTAAACAGGCTCTTTATGAAACGGGAAAAGTATTCGGAGAGGAATTGATCAATCAGCAACTATCCATGAACTCAACACCGATCGATCAAATCGCTTTTGCGGTAAAAGTCAACATTCTTAAAAATGCGGCTAACATTGCAGGCTTGTCGCCTGAAATACAAGCTAGCGAAGAAGAAAATAAAATCTACTTCAGTATCTACAATTGCCCGTTTAAGGAAGTTACTGAATTAGAGCCAGGTACGATCTGTTCCATGCACAATTCATTTTTAAAAGGTATGTTCGAAGCCTTGTTTGAAAATGTCCATATTGTGGAATTAGAAAATATGATGTCTAATTGCGCAACATGCTCTTATCAGGCTTCGGTTCTCACATAG
- a CDS encoding M14 family metallocarboxypeptidase, whose translation MKVVSRNGDNLAYYSQMFQIPRVLIEDANPGITDGVLPNGMEVQIPGYIVQEESRLDIDFAEIALLCHLPIDGILLLNQVEQKTISVPVRIMNPMLVTEKPYDYQSLLNDLDILSFHYPFIKVESIGRSVLGKDLLEVRIGQGEKIIHYNGSFHANEWITSAVLMKWLNDFLLAVTNDRTLCGMDCMPFYRDTTISMVPMVNPDGVELVLKGEEAAEGKVDVLKMNNGNPAFYAWKANIRGVDLNNQYPANWEIEKQRKIPKAPAPRDFPGETALSEPEALAMKELAKRRNFERVLALHTQGKEFYWGYEGHEPEQAANVAREFEKRSGYRAVQYVDSHAGYKDWFIQEFKRCGFTIELGKGINPLPLSHLPGIYEDSVKILMAGLYM comes from the coding sequence ATGAAAGTCGTGAGCAGAAACGGGGATAATTTGGCATATTACAGCCAAATGTTCCAAATTCCCCGAGTTTTGATTGAGGATGCAAATCCCGGTATTACTGACGGGGTTTTGCCAAATGGCATGGAAGTACAGATACCGGGGTACATTGTTCAGGAAGAGTCCCGGTTAGATATCGATTTTGCCGAAATCGCTTTACTATGTCACCTGCCCATCGATGGGATATTATTATTGAATCAAGTTGAACAAAAAACGATTTCCGTACCCGTCCGAATCATGAATCCCATGCTTGTCACCGAAAAACCCTATGATTATCAATCACTTCTTAACGATCTTGATATTCTATCTTTTCATTACCCCTTCATTAAAGTTGAATCGATTGGGAGGAGTGTATTGGGAAAAGACCTCCTTGAGGTAAGAATCGGTCAAGGTGAAAAAATCATACATTATAACGGTTCATTCCATGCAAATGAATGGATCACTTCGGCGGTCTTGATGAAGTGGCTGAATGATTTTCTGCTGGCAGTAACGAATGATCGTACATTATGCGGTATGGATTGTATGCCCTTCTATAGGGATACGACAATTTCGATGGTTCCAATGGTTAATCCGGATGGAGTAGAGCTAGTCCTAAAGGGGGAGGAGGCGGCAGAGGGGAAAGTCGATGTTTTGAAAATGAATAATGGAAATCCTGCCTTTTATGCTTGGAAAGCCAATATCCGCGGTGTCGACCTGAATAATCAATATCCGGCCAATTGGGAGATTGAAAAGCAAAGAAAGATTCCAAAAGCCCCTGCCCCGAGGGATTTTCCAGGAGAGACCGCATTATCGGAACCAGAAGCATTGGCCATGAAGGAGCTGGCAAAAAGACGGAATTTTGAAAGAGTGCTAGCACTTCACACACAAGGAAAAGAATTTTATTGGGGATATGAAGGACATGAACCTGAACAGGCTGCGAATGTTGCGAGGGAGTTTGAGAAACGGAGCGGGTATCGGGCGGTACAATATGTTGACAGCCATGCTGGGTATAAAGATTGGTTCATTCAGGAATTCAAACGTTGCGGATTCACAATTGAGCTGGGAAAGGGCATCAATCCACTTCCCCTATCCCATTTGCCTGGTATATATGAAGATTCCGTTAAGATTTTGATGGCTGGCTTGTATATGTGA
- a CDS encoding SAM-dependent methyltransferase: MKNHLKELIASSPQRRISYHDYMDAVLYTPNIGYYVREKEKIGSRGDFYTSGNVGDAFGRSLARWFVHLIKMCGVSPRIIEVGAGDGKLAYDILVFIKEMEPLLWDSLTYIMVDGSPYHRKIQQERVGMFKQAVSVASLEKWTKVNGVVFSNELFDALPVHVIEKYKGALVEVFVAEKEGDLVEVREPLVNPGILSYLTERNITLNEKQRYEVPLKMVQEYENIISHIDSGMLLTIDYGYTEREWKEPTHLQGSLRGYYQHEMIKDPLMYPGDMDLTTHIHFDTLIEIGKRKGFSNQGLFLQNEFLIKTGILEELKDHQGTDPFSKTAKRNRAIRGLIVPGGFSEHFRVLLQSKNLAEDAKILPE; the protein is encoded by the coding sequence TTGAAAAATCACTTGAAGGAATTGATTGCAAGCAGCCCCCAAAGGAGAATTTCCTATCATGACTATATGGATGCTGTTTTATATACACCAAATATAGGCTACTATGTGCGCGAAAAAGAAAAGATTGGCTCAAGAGGGGATTTTTATACTTCTGGTAATGTAGGGGATGCATTTGGGAGGTCACTTGCCAGATGGTTCGTCCATTTAATAAAAATGTGCGGAGTTTCACCAAGAATCATCGAAGTCGGTGCTGGGGATGGTAAGCTGGCTTATGACATCCTCGTTTTCATAAAAGAAATGGAACCGCTTTTATGGGACTCCCTGACTTATATCATGGTCGATGGCAGTCCGTATCACAGAAAGATCCAGCAAGAACGTGTAGGGATGTTCAAACAGGCAGTTTCTGTTGCCAGTTTAGAAAAATGGACGAAAGTAAATGGAGTCGTCTTTTCAAATGAACTATTCGACGCGTTGCCTGTACATGTCATTGAAAAGTATAAGGGAGCGCTTGTAGAGGTATTCGTTGCTGAAAAGGAAGGCGATTTGGTAGAAGTGAGGGAACCTTTGGTCAACCCTGGCATTCTATCTTACCTTACAGAACGAAACATCACATTAAATGAAAAACAACGATACGAAGTTCCGCTTAAAATGGTCCAGGAATATGAGAATATCATTTCCCATATCGATTCGGGCATGCTCCTTACAATTGATTATGGTTATACCGAACGGGAATGGAAGGAGCCAACCCACCTTCAAGGGAGCTTGAGGGGCTATTATCAGCATGAAATGATCAAAGATCCACTTATGTATCCTGGTGATATGGATTTGACGACACATATCCATTTTGACACTTTAATCGAAATCGGAAAAAGAAAGGGTTTTTCCAATCAGGGGCTTTTTCTTCAAAATGAATTCCTGATTAAAACCGGGATACTTGAGGAATTGAAGGACCACCAAGGAACTGATCCATTCTCCAAAACGGCAAAGCGTAATCGTGCAATTCGGGGGCTAATCGTTCCAGGGGGATTTAGTGAACATTTCAGAGTGTTGCTTCAATCGAAGAATTTAGCTGAAGATGCAAAGATCCTCCCTGAATGA